A region of Moorena producens PAL-8-15-08-1 DNA encodes the following proteins:
- a CDS encoding cation:proton antiporter, whose translation MADITGWVNLLTPLPLLPPEHPLPSLLATATEATANEAENGSLVLAGVLLSLVVIYFASKLGGEICARINLPPVLGELVGGVVVGVSALNLLVFPEGGSAASNSLMMSFLQTTAGLTPEATNSVFESTSEVISVLAELGVIILLFEIGLESDLKELIRVGPQAAVVAVVGVVVPFAAGTAGLAYLFHISAVPAIFAGAALTATSIGITAKVLAEIGQLSSKEGQIIIGAAVLDDVLGIIVLAVVASLAKTGEVVITNVIYLIISAGVFLVGAILIGRFLGPYFVALVKEMKTRGQVLLTALIFAFVLSYIATAIQLEAILGAFAAGLVLAETDKRRELEEQVLPVADILVPIFFVTVGAKTDLSVLNPAVPSNREGLILATFLIVVAILGKVITGLTVFGQSGINRLAIGVGMIPRGEVGLVFAGVGSASGALSEATEAAIIMMVILTTFVAPPLLRLVFQEPSEPVETAGES comes from the coding sequence ATGGCTGATATAACTGGCTGGGTGAATCTCCTCACCCCGTTACCATTACTCCCCCCTGAACACCCTCTCCCATCCCTATTGGCAACAGCAACTGAAGCCACTGCTAATGAAGCAGAAAACGGTTCACTGGTTCTTGCAGGAGTGCTATTGAGTCTAGTGGTGATCTACTTCGCCAGTAAACTCGGAGGCGAAATTTGTGCTCGGATTAACTTACCACCGGTATTAGGGGAATTGGTTGGTGGTGTAGTTGTCGGGGTTTCTGCTCTAAATCTGCTAGTTTTCCCAGAAGGGGGCAGTGCGGCTAGCAATTCTTTAATGATGAGCTTTCTCCAAACTACCGCTGGTCTAACCCCAGAAGCTACCAACTCAGTATTTGAGTCTACTAGCGAGGTGATTTCCGTCTTAGCGGAACTCGGCGTGATCATCCTGTTATTTGAAATTGGACTAGAGTCTGACCTCAAAGAACTGATCCGTGTAGGTCCGCAGGCCGCTGTGGTAGCTGTAGTTGGGGTGGTTGTTCCCTTTGCTGCTGGTACTGCTGGTTTAGCTTACCTATTTCATATTTCTGCTGTTCCTGCTATTTTTGCTGGTGCTGCCCTAACTGCCACTAGTATCGGGATTACCGCTAAAGTCCTAGCAGAAATTGGACAGCTGAGTTCTAAAGAAGGGCAAATTATCATTGGTGCTGCCGTACTCGATGATGTCTTAGGAATTATTGTCCTGGCTGTGGTGGCTAGTCTGGCAAAAACTGGGGAAGTCGTGATCACTAATGTGATCTATTTGATTATTAGTGCTGGTGTCTTCCTAGTTGGAGCAATTCTAATCGGTCGCTTCCTCGGTCCGTATTTCGTTGCCTTGGTCAAGGAAATGAAAACTCGAGGTCAGGTATTACTGACAGCACTCATTTTTGCCTTTGTCTTGTCCTATATTGCCACAGCTATCCAATTAGAAGCCATTTTAGGAGCCTTTGCTGCTGGGCTGGTCTTAGCAGAAACGGATAAGCGTCGAGAATTGGAAGAACAGGTCCTACCAGTGGCAGATATACTTGTGCCCATCTTCTTTGTTACAGTGGGAGCCAAAACTGATTTGAGTGTGCTTAACCCAGCAGTTCCCAGTAATCGCGAGGGTTTGATCTTGGCAACTTTCCTGATTGTGGTGGCAATTCTTGGTAAGGTGATCACAGGATTGACAGTCTTTGGTCAATCAGGAATTAACCGTCTGGCTATTGGGGTTGGCATGATTCCCAGAGGTGAAGTGGGGCTAGTCTTTGCTGGTGTTGGTTCAGCAAGTGGTGCTCTCTCAGAAGCCACTGAAGCAGCGATTATCATGATGGTTATCTTAACGACTTTTGTCGCTCCGCCTTTGTTGCGGTTGGTCTTTCAAGAGCCATCTGAGCCGGTGGAAACAGCTGGAGAGTCTTGA
- a CDS encoding N-acetylmuramoyl-L-alanine amidase, with amino-acid sequence MRFRWLLLLSSSLTFSLFSLAAQARELLFWQYDRNQNRLEFTTDVGVQPTAQLISNPTRLVIDLPGINVGGPSTNQRISGAIREVRVGQFERQTTRIVVELAPGYTIDPQQVKFRGISPNQWTVQLPQPYRGSLPVLPNPAPPSLPPAQPPTRTQSPPPRPTIPRSNPTNPRSNPTNPRSNPGIRRQGFEINRNGFFVSTDGGKPIIQIERSRNNRRINIDLEGVTIPESLLGEDLDVNRYGVSKIEFEKKKESPPIVRMTLNVDSDSPDWLASFSQRLGGVLIFPRGIPAQRLDNGPTSKVPTKPIQSRGSANIGKLATIGSVELASNQTQLLIKANQRVRATSKWDPRSKAYQITIPNAKLAEKFSGPQLNTTSPVSEVMVRQEDKNTVLILVQPSNGTRIGSLNQLNDQLLALQLRPLISRRPTRIPPRSISVPPPHSIPVPPPNRTRPPIPRRRVPKERLVVVIDAGHGGKDPGAIGLGGIQEKDVNLSISRQVEALLEKQGIQVVMTRSDDRFISLDGRVQVAERTDADLFVSIHANAIGGKRPDVNGLETYYYSTGQSLAQTIHYTILRSVDISDRRTRRARFYVLRKTSMPAVLVEVGFLTGYEDSAKLKTAAYRSQMARAIARGILLYIRQNRLYSAESVDRKA; translated from the coding sequence GTGAGGTTTCGCTGGCTACTGCTACTCTCCAGCTCTTTGACATTTTCTCTATTTTCATTGGCGGCTCAAGCCCGTGAACTACTATTTTGGCAATATGATCGCAATCAGAATCGCCTGGAATTTACCACTGATGTGGGTGTACAACCCACAGCCCAACTCATTTCTAATCCTACCCGGTTAGTGATTGATTTACCGGGAATTAACGTCGGAGGTCCATCAACAAATCAGCGTATAAGCGGGGCGATTCGAGAAGTGCGAGTGGGTCAATTTGAGAGACAAACCACTCGGATTGTGGTTGAATTGGCTCCTGGTTACACTATAGACCCCCAGCAGGTAAAATTTCGGGGTATTAGCCCCAATCAGTGGACTGTACAATTACCTCAGCCCTATCGAGGGTCATTGCCGGTTCTGCCTAACCCAGCACCGCCATCCCTACCACCGGCTCAGCCGCCGACCCGCACTCAATCCCCTCCACCACGGCCAACTATTCCGAGATCCAATCCAACTAATCCGAGATCCAATCCAACTAATCCGAGATCCAATCCGGGGATTCGCCGCCAAGGCTTTGAGATCAATAGAAATGGATTTTTTGTCAGTACCGATGGTGGGAAACCTATCATTCAAATCGAACGAAGTCGCAATAACCGCCGCATTAACATCGACCTAGAAGGGGTTACGATTCCCGAGAGTTTGTTAGGGGAGGATTTGGATGTAAATCGCTATGGGGTTAGCAAAATCGAGTTTGAAAAGAAAAAAGAGTCCCCACCGATTGTCCGGATGACCCTGAATGTGGATAGTGACAGCCCTGATTGGCTGGCATCGTTCAGTCAAAGATTGGGAGGGGTGTTGATTTTCCCTAGGGGAATCCCAGCTCAACGCTTAGATAATGGACCAACATCCAAAGTGCCAACGAAACCGATTCAATCTCGTGGCTCGGCTAATATCGGTAAGTTAGCCACCATTGGGTCAGTGGAACTGGCTAGTAATCAGACTCAGCTGTTGATTAAGGCTAACCAACGGGTCAGAGCCACTAGCAAATGGGATCCTCGTTCAAAGGCTTACCAAATTACTATACCGAATGCCAAACTAGCTGAGAAGTTCAGTGGCCCTCAACTTAATACCACTAGTCCCGTATCAGAAGTGATGGTGCGGCAGGAGGACAAAAACACGGTGCTGATTTTGGTACAGCCATCAAACGGTACCCGGATTGGTAGCCTCAATCAGCTCAATGATCAGCTGTTGGCTCTGCAACTGAGACCATTGATATCACGCAGGCCAACCAGGATACCCCCCCGCTCGATTTCTGTGCCACCGCCTCACTCGATTCCTGTGCCACCGCCTAACCGGACTCGCCCACCAATTCCCAGACGTCGGGTTCCCAAAGAGCGCCTGGTAGTGGTCATTGATGCGGGACACGGTGGCAAAGACCCTGGTGCTATTGGGCTTGGGGGTATACAAGAAAAAGATGTTAATTTGTCGATTTCCCGACAGGTGGAAGCCCTGTTGGAAAAACAGGGGATCCAGGTTGTCATGACTCGCTCAGATGACCGATTCATCAGTCTGGATGGACGAGTTCAAGTGGCAGAACGGACGGATGCTGATTTATTTGTAAGCATCCACGCCAATGCTATCGGGGGTAAGCGACCGGATGTGAATGGATTAGAGACTTACTACTACTCTACTGGTCAGAGTCTTGCCCAAACCATCCACTACACTATCTTGCGGAGCGTGGATATTAGTGACCGACGTACCCGACGGGCGAGGTTTTATGTGCTCAGGAAAACCTCCATGCCAGCAGTTTTGGTAGAAGTTGGTTTTCTAACTGGCTATGAAGACTCAGCTAAACTAAAAACTGCCGCCTATCGCAGCCAGATGGCTAGAGCGATCGCTCGTGGCATCCTCCTATACATTCGGCAGAATCGGTTATATTCGGCAGAATCGGTTGACCGAAAAGCCTGA
- a CDS encoding RNA-guided endonuclease InsQ/TnpB family protein codes for MLVMEFKAVLKESQKVAIDEAIRTARFVRNKVLRYWMDNRGIGKKELYRYNTQLREEFKFVKDLNSHACQASVQNVERAIKRFFDNCKNKVPGKKGYPRFKKHSRSVEYKQSGWKLSPDKKSIKFTDKKGIGKVKIKGTWNLWRFDQKLIKRVRIVQRADGFYVQFCVKADNSDQLEATGFTVGLDVGLKEFYTDSDGYSEPNPRFYRSGEKRLKFYQRRVSRKKKGSTNRNKAINRLGRHHLKISRQREEHAKRLARSYRKKSAAFIVGRLCIKGDRFCCKAALF; via the coding sequence GTGTTGGTAATGGAGTTCAAGGCTGTCCTTAAAGAGTCTCAAAAAGTAGCTATAGATGAAGCCATTAGGACGGCTAGATTTGTCCGGAATAAAGTACTTCGGTACTGGATGGACAATCGTGGCATCGGCAAAAAAGAACTATACCGTTACAACACCCAATTGAGAGAAGAATTTAAGTTTGTTAAAGACCTCAATAGTCATGCCTGTCAGGCATCTGTCCAGAATGTAGAACGGGCAATTAAGCGTTTTTTTGATAATTGCAAAAATAAGGTGCCCGGCAAAAAGGGGTATCCCCGTTTCAAAAAGCATTCTAGGTCAGTTGAATATAAGCAATCTGGATGGAAGTTATCCCCAGATAAAAAATCCATAAAATTCACCGACAAGAAAGGAATCGGAAAAGTCAAGATCAAAGGTACCTGGAACTTGTGGCGCTTCGACCAGAAGTTAATTAAGCGAGTTCGGATAGTTCAAAGAGCCGATGGGTTTTATGTCCAGTTTTGCGTCAAAGCAGATAATTCAGATCAACTAGAAGCTACTGGCTTTACTGTTGGCTTGGACGTTGGACTAAAAGAGTTTTACACAGACTCTGATGGGTACTCAGAACCTAACCCAAGATTTTACAGAAGTGGTGAAAAACGTTTAAAATTTTATCAACGTCGGGTTTCCCGAAAAAAGAAAGGCTCTACTAACCGTAATAAAGCCATTAATAGGCTAGGTAGACATCACCTTAAAATAAGTAGGCAGCGTGAAGAACATGCTAAGAGACTGGCTAGAAGTTACCGCAAGAAGAGTGCAGCCTTTATAGTTGGTAGGCTATGCATCAAAGGTGACAGGTTTTGTTGTAAGGCTGCACTCTTCTAA
- a CDS encoding RNA-guided endonuclease InsQ/TnpB family protein, giving the protein MTGFVVRLHSSKVSSPARCVIQSNDLVAYENLRVKNLVKNHCLAKSINDAGWYQFREWLEYFGQKFGRVTVAVNPAYTSQNCSSCGEVVKKSLSTRTHVCQCGCQLDRDHNAAKNILTRALSTVGHTGTLLNARGESTSTLLGSGLVEQVGSLNRESPGISAVGSVN; this is encoded by the coding sequence GTGACAGGTTTTGTTGTAAGGCTGCACTCTTCTAAGGTTTCGTCTCCGGCACGTTGCGTAATCCAATCTAACGATTTGGTCGCCTACGAAAATTTGAGGGTTAAAAACTTAGTTAAAAATCACTGTCTCGCCAAGTCTATCAATGATGCAGGTTGGTACCAGTTCCGGGAATGGCTGGAATATTTTGGACAAAAGTTTGGCAGAGTTACAGTTGCGGTAAATCCTGCCTATACAAGCCAGAATTGTTCCAGTTGCGGCGAAGTGGTCAAAAAGTCATTATCGACTAGAACTCACGTTTGTCAGTGTGGGTGTCAATTAGACAGAGACCACAATGCTGCCAAAAATATCCTAACTAGAGCCTTGAGTACGGTGGGGCACACCGGAACTTTGCTCAACGCTCGGGGAGAATCGACCTCTACTCTTCTTGGTTCCGGCCTAGTTGAGCAAGTTGGCTCGTTGAACCGAGAATCCCCCGGCATAAGCGCCGTGGGGAGTGTCAACTAA